In Scleropages formosus chromosome 6, fSclFor1.1, whole genome shotgun sequence, the genomic stretch GCCATGCTTACGAGATACCGAGCACCTTCTTCATGTACAGGTTCAGCTGGAGCTTGACGGACACATTGAGCGGCACCCCGGTCTCCTGTCAATCATACAGGGCTAAaggtgaggtgggggggagggggtaaaTCAGTTTCACCAAGCTTCAGCAAGGCTCACAGTGCATCCTAAAGCATTCAGTCTTGCACATTTCCTCCTCATCACTGGGGTGTCGCATCCACACCCGTCCGTGCCGCCCGCTTCATCCAAACTTTCTCCAGATGATGCTTTAttccagcaaaattaaaaaaaaaagtgggaacGAAATAAACCAAGAGGTGAAAACAGTGACATTATGCTTTGGATTCCACTTCTAATATTACTACACTACTGATTACACTGAACTTCGTGTATTCGAAATGGAAAACCATAAATTTAACCCTAAATGACAGTGTATTGTGTAAAGATTAATCTAGAAACACAATGTTATTTAATCCATAGGGTTAGAGTTTCAAAACATGACCTTCAAAGCCCCCACTCAGTCATTCCTATGCTAAAAAAGGACCTTTAGTTTAATTAACtaattcttaagaaaaaaaaacattaaatatttgttgCACTCAGGAGCACAGCTGTGCCCATGTCAGATGCAGGTACAGGACAGTCTAATGGACTGACCGGAGACGGCACGGAATATACACGATAAGCTTTagaacaaaatataaaacaacaaagcaataggtttattttacaattatttaaccccACCCAGAAtagaaaaactggaaagcaTCAACTTCTTTAAAGTTCAGTACCCTGAATAACCTATGTTTTATGCCTTTATTTGTATGTAATTAAGGAATGTTTCAGGCCTCGTACGCCTTTAAGCAACAACACGAAGGCAAAAATACCGATAGGTCACACAGGTTTGGTCAAACATGACTTTTGTAATTATATCAGTTACGGCGATAACAAACGGTGCCTAAAATGAGCTTCAGCGGAGACAGAACAGCGtctgtattcacacacactcctctcgAGAAGCCTGATCATTGCCATTTCAAGCCTCTAAGTCACAAGACATTTTTACATCACTGAACAACCGATACTGAAAAAAGGAATTGTATGGAAGAACGTCACCATTCAGAATTACATCGCATCCAGATGCAACCCCGTCTCCGCGACACCTTGACTGATGCAGAAATGCACCACGTGCTTCTTTCCGATATACAGTTTCTCCCGCAATGTCACGGAACCCATAGTTTGGAAGCTCTTGTGCTGCAGCACAACCTTTGTTACTTTGAACACAAACCCCTATATGACATATGTAGTATCATTTGACACCTCAAAGCTGGTGTCCATTTAAtctagaccaaaaaaaaaaaaaaagtgcagtaacATTATTGCTGAGTAAGAACTCCTCCAgagtttttcccttctttgcTAAGCAAACCAATAAAGTGATATCTGCAGGAGAAGCCAATAACTGAGTAAATAGTGTGACAGGTCCACTGTTCACGCCGATTTGTTTATGGGGCACAAAGGACCGTTTATTGGAGCTATAAAGTGGCATTAATTCCATGATACTATCATTATCTGTTGTGCTAAGTGACCCTCAGAGCAATTTCCAATTAGCGTATCAAACGTCCTTGGAGCGTGATATGACAAGTAACCACTTGGTACGTCTCCAAGGTTTGGCAACCACGCAAACGAGGACGAGACGGAGCCAAACTCCTCGGGAGGTCGAAGTTCGGAGACGGACGCTACGGGCCGCTGTCCCACGGGGCAGTCACAGGAGAGGACGGCGGGAGCAGCGGGACAAGGTGTGAAACCGGGACAAACGGGACAGGTTACAGGACACGTGACAAGATCCAAAACCTGCTGGCAAAAGCAACAAAGATATTTATCTAGCCAATTTAGATATGATGGGAGCGGTCCAACTTTTATTGTCGCTGGCAGATAGACGATGGGGAGAGTGCACGACGACGTGTCAAAGTCAACGCCGGCCGAGACGAATAAAGAGACGGCACTCGCTGCGTCTGTCCACGTCGACACTGCCCCTCGCATCACAAGCTATTGGACGACCTGCCAAGTTTGACAACACAATGCATAGAAAAAGTGCCtttcaaagaaaaatgctggaagtgtagtggacagagctgctgctgcctctggagcCAAAGGGCACaacttcaaatcccacctctggctctagtacttTCCAGAACAGTACTTGCCCTAAAGTGCCCCAGTTAAAaagccagctgtacaaatgggtgaatgatggTAAGAAACTCAGCTTTGTTCGTCACCttagggaaaagcatcagctatatgaacAAAAGTCAAATGGTACAATCGATAATACCAAGCGCCTCGATATGACCGGGGTCGGAGTTCCAAGTTGAAGTTTCGGACCAGAGCCGAGCAGCTCCGGGTTCCGCGCCTGTCGGTCGGATTATTTTACACCTAATATAAAATCAGGCCGTAGAAAAGAGGGGTTGAGACGAAGACAAAGTTGCCACTGTCACCCTCAGTGCAGATGCTCACCTGTACCCTGCACCACATCAAGGCTGCATGTAAGGGCACCAGAGTAAAAGAAAGCTTTCAAGTGTGTTTGGTTAAAAATTGTTTGCCTTATATTtaacacacacgcgcgcacacacacacacacacacacacacacacacacacactatattaaaaataccaaaagCTAGTTAAGCTTACAATACTGTTACCCTCCCTCCCGCCATGCTGCCTAAAACAACTCGCCCACTGGCACCGAGCCGACAGGTTCATCCCCCACCTTCCCGTTTACACGGTAAAATAGCAGTGACCCTACTAGACCTGTGGGAATAATGAGGCACAGCAACCAAACTGATAAGGTAAATGTCAACATCATGATccggggatgggggggggaatgacTGTGGGAGACATTGACTcgaacagaaataaaaacctaTCAGACAATGCGTTGCTTAGCAACGGAAGACACAGTATTATGATTGCAGAGTGTCTTTAATATCATGCCTCCTGGCCTTCGAATTACCATTAAGCCTCGATTTGTTTTTAAGGAGTCAGAACCAAAAAGTCAGCGATGAACAAGCACGCAGAGCAAAGATGGCAACTGCGCCGAGGGAGCGGATGCTTCCTTCATCCCGGAAAGAGCGTAAGCAAGAAATGAACACAACGAATTTTCAAAGTAGAATTTTCAGCTCCCTTGGGCTAGGAAATGTGTGCCACGCCAATGAATGTTGAAATTACGACTATAACCTGACTGCCATAAACTGTATAAAATCCCAGAATGTTCACACAGTATAAAAGCCCAAAATGCAGCTTCAAAAGCTGCTGGAGACTTAATTTATTAACTGGTGTTGAACTAATAGCAGCCTGTAACACAATCTGTATTTCTGTGTCATTTCCACTTCCAGCAgtaaatatgacatttaaaaaaaaaaaaaaaaaaagcataaacatgTGGGCACAGTTACAGTATTGTCAAACGATATGCATTTTAACACTGCACATCCTACagggaagaattttttttttttaaaaggatcaattaaaaaaaaaaaaagcttaaaaatgacAAGTAAAACTATAAAGAAGAGCACAAAAAGCAGCGTTAAGCAGCGTTTCCTCTGAACAAAGAGGGGCACCGCTGGCGGACGGGGTTACTCACTGGATGGATGTCAATGAAGAGGCCGTGCTGCTCCTCCGTTGGGTTCAGCCCAAGGACAAACTCCCGCAAGACCGGATCCCCGTTGTAGAAGTGGGGGTGGGACATGAACACCGGGGCATCTGAAGGGGAACAACAGACGCCATCGGATCAGCACTTGGACATTAAGCGTCGGCGACTCGGGGGATGCTGGGAGACGTCAAGGCCGTTTGCGCCAAGACTTGAATTGAGAGGGAGGTTTTCCCCAGGCGGAAACACTCACCATGCCTGCAACTGCTGACATTCATGATGCCAGACTGGCGGCAGGGGCAGAAGCCCTCGTTCGGGGGGTAGTCTGTCCCGTTGGCAAAGAGGGTTTTGGGCGCCACGAAGCGGAAGAAAGGGATCCCACTCGTTACCCCGGGCCTTTCGTAGACCAGCTCCATCGACCTGGGCAGAACGAGCGAAGTGTGCTGTGGATGAGCCCAACCCTAACATACGAGTCCGCCGTTAAGAGTAGGATGACGATGATGGGAAGCTATGAAAATGAGCTACTGGAGGATGGCGAAAGGTCACCGTCAGCTGCTCAACAGGTAATAAGTAGAGTTGCACAAGCACAAAAACTACAAGCACAGTAGCAAATGAGCCCATTTCCCAATCAGATATGCAGGAACCTCCTCAGTtgtactctggtaaaattacagtatacaCCGCAGCCAGAACCAACGCTGTAAAACCTCCACCGTGGTACACTGGCGAGTTCTCTCCCACTGGGCTTCCCTCCTGCTTGTTGCTCACAGGAGAACATCTGTCCAACTAGTCAACGAGCACAATTTGGTTCTCAAATGGAGCTCTTCCATCACAATCGAGCCTCAAATTTCCAGTCCCCCGAGCGAATTCCTCAGAGGAGGTGAGCACCGCTGTAGTTTCCATGAAGTACAAAATGAGTATTCAACTAATGGCCATGACTCAACTGGGAGGAGAAGGGGCTTCTACAAAAGACgtgtgaaaaatgtcacatcaTGTATGTCATTCAATCATGTGAGcaataatcttttaaaaaaaaaaaaaaaaaaaaaaaaagggaggggggggggggttttaaAATGCACAGGAACTCCTATTGGTGCTATAATTTCACCAAACGATTCCTGAAAGGTCTCCATTTAGAAACGTCATGAGATAAGGGACCTGGTGACAgctaccactttttttttttttttttttttttaaataacaacaAAGTAAATCACATTACCGACATGCATCTGGACTGTAGAAAGGCAGGGTAGACTCTTCGGTCATGAAAGGTGGCCACATCTGGCCTGCTGTTCCGTTGATCATATTGCACTGCTCCGTTCTCCAGTAGTTCACCTGCACCAAGCAAACAGACCCGGTGAGGAACTTGAACTAACTGGTGACCCTTCGCTCCAGGGAGGAGCAACGAGTCCCAGTTCGGCAGGAAAGGCGCACAGAGCCGAGTCAGACTGAAGAAATGTTTCCGGAGAAGTCCGCCCAGATTCTCGAAGCGTGATGTGGGTCCTTTCCCAGAGCTCAAACAGGAGCCCGAAACAGGGTGGTTAAGCAGCCTCCGGAGAACCGGGACAGGGTTCCTCCCTCAACCTGCGAGGGACACTAAAAACTCGTAGAGGAAACCAGGAGAATGAGCTTCCCGCCGCACTACAGAAGTGCGTTACCGCTCCAGCGCCTCTACAGGACGTCCTCAAATTACGAAGGAGTTCCGCTCCAACGACCTCACCACAAGTCAGCTTCATAATTCACAAACCCCCTTACAGTGCACAATATAAAccagatatataaacaattacatttattcatttagctgacacttttctccaaagcaacttacaacgtttgGTTATAATTATAACCAGACAAGCttccaaatatttacacatatatactgctgggtaatttttactggagcaattcagggtaagtaccttgctcaagggtagcacagccagaggtgggattcaaacccgtaacccttgggtctaaaggcagcagctttgtctactaggctaccagctgttgCGTCATGACAATTAACATGCACTAATGCTACACTGGATAACACGGATTTGTCTTTTCCTTCTTCACACTAATTTATGAAATTAGTCCTATTAAAACGACACTAAGAGGCATTTTCtgtgctgcactattattttcactttcatctctaaatctgttttcttttgcttttttcacatcTGCACCAgcataatatttacagtttctgCAACTAGCTAATCTACACAAATGTAACTTGAAACACtacactaaaacaaaacaaaacaaaacaaaacattcctATAAATGAAACAGGACCGCTGATGGTGCAGGGTGGCACGCCCACCTTATTGCACACCAGATGGTGCAGTTCTCATTGCAAAAACCAATCAGGACTCTAATACAGGACcctggttatggtctacaaatgtgtcaacagaactgctcccagcaatTTACAAGACTCAaccgctacactccaaccagaccaCTGTACTCTTCTACACCTGCCCGCTTGGCGATTCCGCGTATGccaggtaaagcacggaggttctctgttctggctccgttgtggtggaacgacttccTCTttcacttagaactgctgaatccctgtccacatttaaaaaggatctgaaaactcacctcttccagactcacttggccCATGATctcctaagttcatgtaaggtgtaaatgcactataactttaagataatgcccagataaacccttacacagctactcttgtaaagtaatatgaatgtttgtgtatctccaaAAACACTTAAttaccaggaaggtgatcaggaatcacgGATCTTccgatagttttatgcagctacttatgcGATGCACATTAGTTCATAGGGTGGAAAGACACTAACTGTACTTAGACATAAATGCAAACGCGTAATTGTcttctgatgtaatgcacagattgcgTTTTCTGTAAgatataagttgctttggagaaaagcgtctgctaaatgaataaatgtaacattaatggGACGGCCATCGTAAGTGCTGGTCGCATATTTTGGAAGGCAAGGACCACCTGTGTATCCCAACATCGCAATGTCTTCTGCAACCTAACGGTTCCGCTTCCACACGGCGCCCTTCGTACCGTCCAGCAGCTACTCACGCAAAAAGTCATGTTATCAGGAAAACGTTCAATAAATGTGTCCGTTGATCACAACTCTTTGTCAGTTGCAAAATGCAGTTTCGTGAACCCTCAGCTGtgtgtcacttcagagaaagtCTGTCCTTCCGCTGTCAGTAACTAACTGCCTCTCCTAATACACGGTTGttgtggtccggagcctattccacAAGTGTAAGGCAGGCTATGCTCGGGACAGAACGTCGgaccatcacagggcagtcaagctcacacatgcacaccgAGGGCAACGTGGAGCAACCAGCTGACcgaaaacacatctttggaatgtgggaggaaagcagacaCCTGGGAGAAACTCGTGCGGACAGGGCGAGAACACGTACACACTTGGGGTAAAGGGTCTGCTCAACGAACAAATGTCATTGTATCTACTGTGTTCTTTGTCACACGAGTCATTTGACTCACCTTCTTAAGCCCGTTCCAGGAATCCACTTTGTGAACCTTCCTAATGTCATCCTGACCCGTGAAGACCGTGAAGAGCCCAGTGTTGGAGTTGTTGAACTACAGGCAGGTCGAGAAACACCGGGTCATCATCCTCTCAAATTGACCCATTTAGAAACCCCCGCTCCCTCTTTTTGCAGGTTCTGGACACAAATGACAACTTGAATCCAACAGAGATCTCGCAACAGGAACAACCTTCTGAGGAAATGCCAGCGAAAGGCACACAAGGACTTCCTTGTGACATGCACACGCGTGCAGAACTGGCCGGTCAGGAAACAAGTACACACCTCAGAGAAAAGCCCAAACTTGCCCGTGGTCGGCAGCATGCCCGGGAGATACTTGTTGAGGAAGTCCACCAGCTCGCTGTCGTACCCCCACATGAGCTCGCCCACGGACTTGTTGAGGAAGGCATTCTCATTGAAGGTCGTGAACGTGGCGCTCATCACCAAACGCACTGGAAGCGGCATCTTCTCCATCATCACTGCTGCACCCTGGCAGAGGGGTAGAGGAACAGAGCACAGCAAGTTGACAACAAAGGAGTTAAGAGACAAAGCCTCATGACAGGAACCCAACTGTATCGTCAAAGCCTTAGTCAAACCGATGCTCCTCAGACTTGGACTTAGTCCTTGTGCCGTTTCACTGTGTATCactttgcagatgttttcagGGAATTCGGGAGGATTTTACCATGGTTTTGATGGAGTAACAGACATAAAAAGCGTAAAGCCCGTACCAG encodes the following:
- the scarb1 gene encoding scavenger receptor class B member 1 isoform X1, which gives rise to MAVSRTKLAVGLGIAGILTAVFGVILVFVGPIVIDDQIVKNVEINPKNSLSYTMWKDIPVPFFMSVYFFNVLNPKEILRGEKPMVEQRGPYVYREYRQKDNITFHPNNTVSYLEYRQYHFVRDMSVGDESDVVVIPNMLVLGAAVMMEKMPLPVRLVMSATFTTFNENAFLNKSVGELMWGYDSELVDFLNKYLPGMLPTTGKFGLFSEFNNSNTGLFTVFTGQDDIRKVHKVDSWNGLKKVNYWRTEQCNMINGTAGQMWPPFMTEESTLPFYSPDACRSMELVYERPGVTSGIPFFRFVAPKTLFANGTDYPPNEGFCPCRQSGIMNVSSCRHDAPVFMSHPHFYNGDPVLREFVLGLNPTEEQHGLFIDIHPETGVPLNVSVKLQLNLYMKKVLGISQTDSISEVVMPMIWFEEKGYIDGPVRTTFYVNLVLLPTIMEVMQYVFIALGLFLVLSALFLKLRDKKHVSEDAARRPPSADPDPSLSERAPLLRDAVDRDCPVPHVLQP
- the scarb1 gene encoding scavenger receptor class B member 1 isoform X3 — encoded protein: MWKDIPVPFFMSVYFFNVLNPKEILRGEKPMVEQRGPYVYREYRQKDNITFHPNNTVSYLEYRQYHFVRDMSVGDESDVVVIPNMLVLGAAVMMEKMPLPVRLVMSATFTTFNENAFLNKSVGELMWGYDSELVDFLNKYLPGMLPTTGKFGLFSEFNNSNTGLFTVFTGQDDIRKVHKVDSWNGLKKVNYWRTEQCNMINGTAGQMWPPFMTEESTLPFYSPDACRSMELVYERPGVTSGIPFFRFVAPKTLFANGTDYPPNEGFCPCRQSGIMNVSSCRHDAPVFMSHPHFYNGDPVLREFVLGLNPTEEQHGLFIDIHPETGVPLNVSVKLQLNLYMKKVLGISQTDSISEVVMPMIWFEEKGYIDGPVRTTFYVNLVLLPTIMEVMQYVFIALGLFLVLSALFLKLRDKKHVSEDAARRPPSADPDPSLSERAPLLRDAVDRDCPVPHVLQP
- the scarb1 gene encoding scavenger receptor class B member 1 isoform X2, with amino-acid sequence MAVSRTKLAVGLGIAGILTAVFGVILVFVGPIVIDDQIVKNVEINPKNSLSYTMWKDIPVPFFMSVYFFNVLNPKEILRGEKPMVEQRGPYVYREYRQKDNITFHPNNTVSYLEYRQYHFVRDMSVGDESDVVVIPNMLVLGAAVMMEKMPLPVRLVMSATFTTFNENAFLNKSVGELMWGYDSELVDFLNKYLPGMLPTTGKFGLFSEFNNSNTGLFTVFTGQDDIRKVHKVDSWNGLKKVNYWRTEQCNMINGTAGQMWPPFMTEESTLPFYSPDACRSMELVYERPGVTSGIPFFRFVAPKTLFANGTDYPPNEGFCPCRQSGIMNVSSCRHDAPVFMSHPHFYNGDPVLREFVLGLNPTEEQHGLFIDIHPETGVPLNVSVKLQLNLYMKKVLGISQTDSISEVVMPMIWFEEKGYIDGPVRTTFYVNLVLLPTIMEVMQYVFIALGLFLVLSALFLKLRDKDTVKGTVSDTSVNETHNEKFIVAAEARL
- the scarb1 gene encoding scavenger receptor class B member 1 isoform X5; this translates as MAVSRTKLAVGLGIAGILTAVFGVILVFVGPIVIDDQIVKNVEINPKNSLSYTMWKDIPVPFFMSVYFFNVLNPKEILRGEKPMVEQRGPYVYREYRQKDNITFHPNNTVSYLEYRQYHFVRDMSVGDESDVVVIPNMLVLGAAVMMEKMPLPVRLVMSATFTTFNENAFLNKSVGELMWGYDSELVDFLNKYLPGMLPTTGKFGLFSEFNNSNTGLFTVFTGQDDIRKVHKVDSWNGLKKVNYWRTEQCNMINGTAGQMWPPFMTEESTLPFYSPDACRSMELVYERPGVTSGIPFFRFVAPKTLFANGTDYPPNEGFCPCRQSGIMNVSSCRHDAPVFMSHPHFYNGDPVLREFVLGLNPTEEQHGLFIDIHPHHLEKVWMKRAARTGVDATPQ
- the scarb1 gene encoding scavenger receptor class B member 1 isoform X4 yields the protein MAVSRTKLAVGLGIAGILTAVFGVILVFVGPIVIDDQIVKNVEINPKNSLSYTMWKDIPVPFFMSVYFFNVLNPKEILRGEKPMVEQRGPYVYREYRQKDNITFHPNNTVSYLEYRQYHFVRDMSVGDESDVVVIPNMLVLGAAVMMEKMPLPVRLVMSATFTTFNENAFLNKSVGELMWGYDSELVDFLNKYLPGMLPTTGKFGLFSEFNNSNTGLFTVFTGQDDIRKVHKVDSWNGLKKVNYWRTEQCNMINGTAGQMWPPFMTEESTLPFYSPDACRSMELVYERPGVTSGIPFFRFVAPKTLFANGTDYPPNEGFCPCRQSGIMNVSSCRHDAPVFMSHPHFYNGDPVLREFVLGLNPTEEQHGLFIDIHPKHVSEDAARRPPSADPDPSLSERAPLLRDAVDRDCPVPHVLQP